In Candidatus Planktophila versatilis, the genomic window TACGTCCACCACAAATAATTGCTACGCGCTGTGTCATCGGATGAAGTTTTCAGCTTTGGTGGTTATCTCCATCAATCTTTGTAACGCTGCTTCTGGAGTGAGTTTTTCACTCACAATGTCAGCTACTGCTTCAATTACGGGAACTTCGATACCCACGCGATGGGCAATTTCAAGTACCGCACTCGATGATGCAACGCCTTCGACAGTTTTCACCATCTGTGCGCGGGCAGCGCTCATAGAACCTGTGCGACCAATGACTTCACCAAAGGTTCTATTGCGCGAAAGTGGCGAGCCGCAACTGGCAACAAGATCTCCCATGCCTGCTAAGCCGGCGGCAGATAACGGATCAGAGCCGTGGGCTGCACATAATCGTGCGACTTCATTAAGCCCGCGGGTAATTAACATCGCTTGGGTATTTTCGCCAAAGCCCATGCCAATTGATAGCCCAACCGCTAGTGCGATAACACTCTTAATGGCGCCAGCAAGTTCGCAGCCCATGACATCAGTTGATGTATAGACACGATAATAGGGAGTGCGAAATAACTCTCTAATCTGATCAGCTAGCACTTGCGACGTTGCCGCAGCAACAGCGCCGGCGGGCTGACGAAGCACAAGTTCATCGGCCAAGTTAGGTCCGGTAATGATTGCAATCTTATGCACACCGAGAACGTCTTCAATAACCTCGGTCATACGCATTTGAGTGGATATTTCAATTCCTTTGAGGGTACTCACAATGGTGCAGTCCGATGGAAAGCGAGCCTTCCAATCTTCCAGTGTTGCCCGGATCTCTTGCGCAGGGATTGCAAGTACATACATCTGCGAGAACGCGAATGCATCGTCCAGACTGGTAGTCGCAATGATGTCATCGGGCAGTATGTGGCTACCTAAATACTTCACATTGGTATGAGCGGTGGAGATTTCTGTGATGACAGATTCACTGCGACCCCAAAGGAGTACTTCATTTCCCGCATCACTTAAGACCTGCGCCATGGTTGAACCCCAGGCGCCGGCACCGAAAACAGTTACTTTGCTCATGCTCTCTTCTTCTTAAAGTTACCTATCCGTGGAAGATCTGATGTGTGCGGGTCAAAGATTACTTCAGGTCGCTTCTCACCACGAATATCCTCGAGCAGGACGGTAATTTCTCGCATGATTTTAGCTGTTGCTTCAATCAGCGCCTGGGGGTCCTCGTGCTTTCCTTTCCAAGGCGAGAGATCGACCGGCTTGCCAGCTCTAATGACAATTGTCTTGCGCGGAAAGAGTTTTACTCGCTTTGTGTAATTCGGAACGACAAGTTGTGAGCCCCACTGCGCAATCGGGATGACGGGCGTATCTGTTTCTAGCGCAAGGCGCGCGCACCCCGTCTTGGCAATCATGGGCCACATCTGCCCATCTCGGGTAAGAGTTCCTTCCGGATAAACACCGAGCATATGTCCGGACTCCAGCAGAATCTTTGCATGATCGACTGCATTCTTAGCATCGATAGTTTCTCGCTCCACCGGAATCTGACCAGATGCTAAAAGAATTTTGCCAACCACGGGAACTCGAAAAACCCCAACCTTGCCAAGATATCGAGGGGCTCTGCCATTTCGAAAAAGAAAGTGCGTGAAGACCAGGACATCGAGATAGGACATGTGATTGCTTGCGACGATGACTCTGCCCTGGGCTGGAATATTCTGCGCCCCTTTCCAATCTCTGCTCATAAAGAGATTGAAAATTGGAATCAAAATAGCTGCAAAGACTTTATAGGTGAGATTTGTGCCTAGTGGAAAACCACGTGGCGGTTCATAAGAAAGCTTGAACTCTGCCATGTTCGCTATGGTAACGGGGAAAGCAAGAAGGAGCCTTGCTTTCGCAAGACTCCTTCTTGTGAAAAGTGTTAAGAATTAACGTCTCTTAACTGCCTTCTTTGCTGGCTTGCGCTTTGCAGGAGCCTTCTTAGCAACCTTCTTCTTAGCTGCTGGCTTCTTCTTCGCTGCTGGCTTCTTCTTAGCTACAGCTTTCTTCGCTGCTGCCTTAGGTGCTGCCTTAACTTCTGGCTTAGGAGCTGGACCAAGTTTGCGATCTCCAGCAATAATTTCCTTGAGTGCCTTTGCAGGAAGGAAACGTGCCTTCTTTGACGCCTTGATCTTGATTGTCTCGCCGGTGAATGGGTTACGACCCATACGTGCCTTGCGATCAACCTTCTTGAACTTACCGAAATCGTTGATCATGACGTCGTTTCCGGCTGACATGTTACGAACGATTGTGTCAAAAACTACATCTACAGCGTGTGCTGCATCTTTCTTGCTGCCGTTGAAGTGTGGGGCCAACGCAGCGATGAACTGGGCCTTATTCATTCAGTTTCCCCTTAATGAGAAGTTTTACGCTTAAATAATTAAGCTTTTGCCTAACTGCGTAAAACATAAACCTATTCATGGGGTGAGAGCGTTATTAACGCGCGCGTGTCGCAACGAATTATTTCCCTAAAAATTGCTTATTTGTGCGTAAAAAACTCTCATTCTTTAATTGAGGGTTTTACACATCCCACTCACCCCTTGAAAAAAAGCATTACTACACGCTCATTTTCACACGTGAAGTGGGTTTAAATCCGTATGGGTAGCGTCTTTGGCTTATATGCCGGGCGCTTTGCTTCAAAAGCGTCGATGGAATCAGTGTGCTTCAAGGTTAATCCGATGTCATCTAGCCCCTCCATGAGGCGCCAGCGGGTGTAATCATCGAGTTCAAAGCTCACCGTGATGGCGTTATAGGAAACTGTGCGCGCCTCAAGGTCGACGGTAATTGCAGTGGTTGGCTCGCTCTCGATTGCATCCCAAAGAGCGTCAACGACCGCCTGTGGAACTATGACGGTCAATAATCCACCTTTGAGGGAGTTGTTTCGGAAGATATCTGCAAAGCGGCTAGAGATCACTACCTTGAAACCGTAGTTTTGTAGCGCCCAGACCGCATGTTCGCGCGATGATCCAGTTCCAAACTCTGGCCCGGCCACAAGCACGGTGCCACTCTTGAACTCTTGCTTATTAAGTACAAATTCAGGATCTGAGCGCCAAGCTGAGAAGAGACCATCTTCGAAGCCACTACGTGTCACACGCTTTAAATAGACAGCCGGGATGATCTGATCGGTATCAACATTGCTGCGACGTAGTGGAACGCCGGTTCCAGTGTGTTTAATAAACTTATCCATTTTCTTAGCCTCTCTTACAAATCTGCCGGTGATGAAAGTGTGCCGCGAATAGCTGTTGCGGCAGCAACTAATGGGCTGACCAGGTGAGTACGTCCACCTTTTCCTTGTCGCCCTTCAAAGTTTCGATTAGATGTAGATGCCGAACGTTCTCCAACGGCAAGTTGATCTGGATTCATGCCCAAGCACATGGAGCATCCAGCATTACGCCATTCAGCGCCGGCATCGGTGAAGACTTTATCTAGCCCCTCCGTCATTGCTTGCTGACGTACTCGTTCAGAGCCAGGAACTACCAGCATGCGTAGCGTGGTTGCAATCTTCTTACCTTCCAAAATTGAAGCAGCAGCACGTAAATCTTCGATCCGGCCATTGGTGCAAGAGCCCAAGAAAACAGTGTCAATAGCTATCTTCTTTAGTGGCGTTCCGGCTACTAGTCCCATGTATTGCAGAGCGCGTTCGGCAGCTCCACGCTCTTCGGCATCTTTAATCTCAGCAGGATTGGGAACTGATGCATTGAGCGGTAGCCCTTGTCCTGGGTTAGTACCCCATGTGACAAATGGTTCTAGCTCATCTGCATTGATTGTGATTTCAACATCGAATTTTGCATCAGCATCGGTAAACAAGCTCTGCCAATACTTCTGAGCGCCCTGGAAATCCTCCGGTGCATGTGGCTTGCCCTTGATGTAATCAAATGTCTTCTGATCTGGTGCGATTAGCCCCGCACGCGCTCCGGCTTCAATGGACATGTTGCAGACCGTCATGCGGCCTTCCATAGACAGTGCTCGAATTGCAGAACCGCGGTATTCAATGATGTATCCCTGGCCGCCGCCGGTACCAATCTGGGCAATAATTGCAAGAATAATATCTTTCGCACTCACGCCAGCTTTGAGTGTTCCCTCAACATTTATAGCCATTGTCTTTGGTCGACGTGATGGCAGCGTCTGTGTTGCAAGAACGTGTTCTACCTCTGAGGTACCAATACCAAATGCGATTGCGCCAAATGCACCATGGGTGGAAGTATGTGAATCTCCACAAACAATAGTCATGCCTGGCTGGGTAATTCCAAGCTGCGGGCCAACAACGTGAACTACGCCTTGGTCGGCATCTCCCAGTGAGTGAAGACGGACACCAAATTCTTTCGCATTGCTGCGCAAAGTATCGATCTGCAACTTTGAAACCGGATCAGCAATCGGCTTGAGAATATCTAGCGTTGGCGTGTTGTGATCTTCGGTTGCAATTGTCAGATCAGCACGACGCACTGGGCGACCCGCAAGAC contains:
- a CDS encoding NAD(P)H-dependent glycerol-3-phosphate dehydrogenase; the encoded protein is MSKVTVFGAGAWGSTMAQVLSDAGNEVLLWGRSESVITEISTAHTNVKYLGSHILPDDIIATTSLDDAFAFSQMYVLAIPAQEIRATLEDWKARFPSDCTIVSTLKGIEISTQMRMTEVIEDVLGVHKIAIITGPNLADELVLRQPAGAVAAATSQVLADQIRELFRTPYYRVYTSTDVMGCELAGAIKSVIALAVGLSIGMGFGENTQAMLITRGLNEVARLCAAHGSDPLSAAGLAGMGDLVASCGSPLSRNRTFGEVIGRTGSMSAARAQMVKTVEGVASSSAVLEIAHRVGIEVPVIEAVADIVSEKLTPEAALQRLMEITTKAENFIR
- a CDS encoding lysophospholipid acyltransferase family protein, yielding MAEFKLSYEPPRGFPLGTNLTYKVFAAILIPIFNLFMSRDWKGAQNIPAQGRVIVASNHMSYLDVLVFTHFLFRNGRAPRYLGKVGVFRVPVVGKILLASGQIPVERETIDAKNAVDHAKILLESGHMLGVYPEGTLTRDGQMWPMIAKTGCARLALETDTPVIPIAQWGSQLVVPNYTKRVKLFPRKTIVIRAGKPVDLSPWKGKHEDPQALIEATAKIMREITVLLEDIRGEKRPEVIFDPHTSDLPRIGNFKKKRA
- a CDS encoding HU family DNA-binding protein produces the protein MNKAQFIAALAPHFNGSKKDAAHAVDVVFDTIVRNMSAGNDVMINDFGKFKKVDRKARMGRNPFTGETIKIKASKKARFLPAKALKEIIAGDRKLGPAPKPEVKAAPKAAAKKAVAKKKPAAKKKPAAKKKVAKKAPAKRKPAKKAVKRR
- the leuD gene encoding 3-isopropylmalate dehydratase small subunit, encoding MDKFIKHTGTGVPLRRSNVDTDQIIPAVYLKRVTRSGFEDGLFSAWRSDPEFVLNKQEFKSGTVLVAGPEFGTGSSREHAVWALQNYGFKVVISSRFADIFRNNSLKGGLLTVIVPQAVVDALWDAIESEPTTAITVDLEARTVSYNAITVSFELDDYTRWRLMEGLDDIGLTLKHTDSIDAFEAKRPAYKPKTLPIRI
- the leuC gene encoding 3-isopropylmalate dehydratase large subunit, yielding MGKTLAEKIWDDHIVRSAEGEPDLLYIDLHLIHEVTSPQAFDGLRLAGRPVRRADLTIATEDHNTPTLDILKPIADPVSKLQIDTLRSNAKEFGVRLHSLGDADQGVVHVVGPQLGITQPGMTIVCGDSHTSTHGAFGAIAFGIGTSEVEHVLATQTLPSRRPKTMAINVEGTLKAGVSAKDIILAIIAQIGTGGGQGYIIEYRGSAIRALSMEGRMTVCNMSIEAGARAGLIAPDQKTFDYIKGKPHAPEDFQGAQKYWQSLFTDADAKFDVEITINADELEPFVTWGTNPGQGLPLNASVPNPAEIKDAEERGAAERALQYMGLVAGTPLKKIAIDTVFLGSCTNGRIEDLRAAASILEGKKIATTLRMLVVPGSERVRQQAMTEGLDKVFTDAGAEWRNAGCSMCLGMNPDQLAVGERSASTSNRNFEGRQGKGGRTHLVSPLVAAATAIRGTLSSPADL